In one Fusarium keratoplasticum isolate Fu6.1 chromosome 5, whole genome shotgun sequence genomic region, the following are encoded:
- a CDS encoding Peptidase A1 domain-containing protein gives MRNPLLLVTFFATSFATALVVPEGKVPVGKVPTGFSLEASTRSGSKPSFVKALVAAKEKWGGGVSRETLEAFSLLEDDGQVNVEPLENDAIYIADVKIGNPPQTVKIAIDTGSADFWVQSSDTIYRFNPEGPWAPQYKPNMSRTSRRLRDAMWDVSYVDGSHAHGSVYLDTVRMGGFELKDAAIQSAHIVAMRFETRTEITGIMGLAKNLSSNVSPQTPSLLDTLRPHLDSPVFTADLRRNATGRFDFGRIDESRIKDNITWVNTREDSPHWDVTFDMTAWNGQRRVWFAHTFEATVDTGTSLLFMPPSLAALYWYDVPGMRVDPRLDNSFTFPCQFADGLPDLMFKIPSTEHILTIPGSYLNYGPVKDDPEYCWGGMQSADAIGGVTIFGDVVLKALYVAFDLENNKVGFANKYLDDIDE, from the exons ATGAGAAACCCTCTTTTGCTCGTCACGTTCTTTGCGACAAGCTTTGCGACTGCCCTAGTCGTGCCTGAGGGCAAGGTCCCCGTGGGCAAGGTTCCTACTGGCTTCTCTCTCGAGGCGAGCACGCGCAGTGGCTCCAAGCCCAGCTTTGTCAAGGCGCTTGTGGCTGCAAAGGAGAAATGGGGCGGTGGTGTTTCACGAGAGACCCTGGAggccttttctcttcttgagGACG ATGGTCAGGTGAACGTGGAGCCTCTCGAGAACGACGCCATCTACATCGCCGACGTCAAGATTGGAAACCCTCCCCAGACGGTCAAGATTGCTATCGACACTGGATCTGCCGACTT TTGGGTGCAATCCTCCGACACCATCTATCGATTCAACCCCGAGGGACCCTGGGCTCCTCAGTACAAGCCCAACATGTCCAGGACCTCTCGTCGCCTCCGCGATGCGATGTGGGATGTTTCCTATG TCGACGGTTCTCATGCTCACGGCAGCGTCTATCTCGACACGGTCCGCATGGGCGGCTTCGAACTCAAGGACGCAGCCATCCAGTCAGCGCACATCGTTGCCATGCGGTTTGAGACTCGCACTGAGATCACGGGCATCATGGGCCTCGCCAAGAACCTCTCCAGCAACGTCAGCCCTCAGACTCCCTCTCTGCTCGATACGCTGCGTCCCCATCTCGACAGCCCAGTCTTCACCGCCGATCTGCGTCGCAATGCCACAGGCCGCTTCGATTTTGGTCGTATCGACGAGAGCCGGATCAAGGACAACATCACGTGGGTCAACACGCGCGAGGACAGTCCTCACTGGGATGTCACCTTTGACATGACAGCCTGGAACGGTCAGCGTCGTGTCTGGTTCGCCCACACGTTCGAGGCCACCGTCGACACGGGCACCTCGCTGCTGTTCATGCCCCCTTCCCTTGCCGCTCTGTACTGGTACGACGTGCCAGGCATGCGCGTCGACCCTCGTCTCGACAACTCCTTTACCTTTCCCTGCCAGTTTGCCGACGGTCTGCCAGACCTGATGTTCAAGATACCCAGCACAGAGCACATCTTGACCATTCCCGGGTCGTACCTCAACTATGGACCTGTCAAGGACGATCCAGAGTACTGCTGGGGAGGCATGCAGAGCGCTGATGCTATTGGCGGCGTCACCATCTTTGGTGACGTGGTGCTCAAGGCGCTGTACGTTGCTTTCGACCTAGAGAACAACAAGGTTGGGTTTGCCAACAAGTATCTCGACGATATCGATGAGTGA